In Leptospira sp. WS58.C1, a single genomic region encodes these proteins:
- a CDS encoding CHASE2 domain-containing protein — MSESKPAQKFTVLDIIFGVTTALGILAHFYYAFFSEAEYSLQLLLLGALFLFSSSYFFYKTITKVAKNPQLIGSLWLAILVSLVWFDLYVAFTPVSELEENSISWRFNVLRNQTDARVEKESDKGDLEQIQLKPPEKARRDINIIGITTKTLDQLGGVWPLPWKYYAKIIDKFASSTNHLMFDVFFLDYKPGQTDEMAKALSGNPRVMFDYPMETSLESKSTIINLEKRTEILRKFKLENVKDEQTGLSWLKFPQSPIEPIAEKSSGLGFANIKKDESGLNRKMPIVAKILGSGPGRQDEYYPSIDLVIACNYYGVDVQKDVEVVMGEYVKIKNIPQKNISYFDRKTLKMVTEDIMAKPNETREITIPIDEYGQMEINFPGGLYSYNTTEFFEVSEGWDNETATQVNNNIFLVAMFYATGRGAAKDTHLSPFGDMSGIEHHAHAINTILNQDFLWDMPLAGNFLIFFSMAFVVGLILPRMKTSWGFLFIIGIALLYSVITLYDFSEFNIVHVFPSVVIEQFFIFVGIIVYKILTEEENVKYIRTTFSKFVSKDVVDELLKNPENLNLGGSKKDITIFFSDIRGFTTMSEKMGPEELVQFLNQYLSEMTEIIIEFKGTIDKYMGDAIMAFWGAPVPLEDHAYYACAASIAQMRRLAVLKEEWKARDLPVMDIGIGLNSGPAVVGNMGSSHRMDYTCMGDTINLGSRLEGSNKEYATNIIISEYTYEKVKDRVIARELDLVKVKGKTKPVRIYELIDLVNEEDLKLLRRPLHSVEQS, encoded by the coding sequence ATGAGCGAGTCCAAACCAGCCCAGAAATTTACCGTACTGGATATTATTTTCGGGGTTACTACAGCCCTCGGTATTCTGGCACATTTTTATTACGCGTTTTTTTCCGAAGCTGAGTATTCACTTCAACTTCTGCTATTAGGCGCACTTTTTTTATTTTCTTCTTCTTACTTCTTCTATAAGACGATTACTAAGGTTGCGAAGAATCCTCAGTTAATCGGAAGTCTTTGGTTAGCGATCCTCGTTTCCTTAGTTTGGTTCGATCTATACGTAGCATTTACTCCTGTCTCCGAGTTGGAAGAAAATTCCATCTCTTGGAGATTTAACGTTCTTCGTAACCAAACGGACGCAAGAGTGGAGAAGGAGTCGGACAAGGGAGATTTGGAACAGATCCAATTAAAACCCCCTGAAAAAGCGAGAAGGGACATCAATATCATAGGGATCACTACCAAAACCTTGGATCAACTAGGTGGCGTATGGCCTCTACCTTGGAAATATTACGCAAAGATAATAGATAAATTCGCTTCTTCTACCAACCATCTCATGTTCGACGTTTTCTTCCTGGACTATAAACCGGGACAGACGGATGAAATGGCAAAGGCTCTTTCCGGAAATCCAAGAGTTATGTTCGACTATCCTATGGAGACCAGCTTGGAATCCAAGAGCACGATCATCAATTTGGAAAAAAGGACGGAGATCCTACGCAAATTCAAATTAGAAAATGTAAAGGACGAGCAAACGGGACTTTCCTGGTTAAAATTCCCACAATCTCCGATCGAACCAATTGCGGAAAAATCCTCCGGTTTAGGTTTTGCGAATATTAAAAAAGACGAATCGGGTCTGAACCGTAAAATGCCGATCGTCGCCAAGATCCTGGGTTCGGGGCCGGGAAGACAAGACGAATATTATCCTTCTATCGATCTCGTTATCGCTTGTAATTATTACGGCGTCGACGTGCAAAAAGATGTAGAAGTGGTTATGGGCGAATATGTGAAGATCAAAAATATTCCCCAAAAGAATATCAGCTATTTCGACCGTAAGACCTTAAAAATGGTCACGGAAGATATTATGGCAAAGCCGAATGAAACTCGTGAGATCACTATCCCGATCGACGAGTATGGGCAGATGGAGATCAACTTCCCGGGAGGATTATATTCTTATAATACTACCGAATTCTTCGAAGTATCGGAAGGTTGGGATAACGAAACCGCTACTCAGGTAAACAATAATATCTTCCTAGTGGCGATGTTCTACGCTACAGGAAGAGGGGCCGCAAAAGATACCCACTTGTCTCCTTTCGGAGATATGTCCGGGATCGAACACCACGCTCACGCGATCAATACCATCCTGAACCAGGACTTTCTCTGGGACATGCCTCTTGCTGGGAATTTCCTGATCTTCTTCTCGATGGCGTTCGTTGTGGGACTTATCTTGCCTAGGATGAAAACCTCTTGGGGATTTTTGTTCATTATAGGGATCGCACTTCTATACAGCGTCATCACATTATACGATTTCTCCGAATTCAATATAGTTCATGTATTCCCATCCGTGGTAATTGAGCAGTTCTTTATATTCGTGGGGATCATCGTGTATAAGATCTTAACGGAAGAAGAAAACGTAAAATATATCCGCACCACATTCTCCAAATTCGTCTCCAAAGACGTTGTGGACGAACTTCTTAAGAATCCTGAAAATCTGAACTTGGGAGGATCTAAGAAAGACATCACCATTTTCTTCTCGGATATCCGCGGATTTACGACCATGTCCGAAAAAATGGGTCCGGAGGAACTGGTTCAATTCCTGAACCAATACCTTTCGGAAATGACCGAGATCATTATCGAGTTTAAGGGAACGATTGATAAATACATGGGGGATGCGATCATGGCTTTCTGGGGGGCTCCGGTTCCCCTCGAAGACCATGCTTACTATGCCTGCGCTGCTTCCATTGCACAAATGAGAAGACTCGCGGTCCTGAAGGAAGAATGGAAAGCTAGGGATCTTCCCGTTATGGACATCGGTATCGGATTAAATTCCGGTCCTGCTGTCGTGGGGAATATGGGAAGTTCCCACCGGATGGACTATACTTGTATGGGAGATACCATTAACTTGGGATCTCGTCTGGAAGGATCCAACAAGGAATATGCCACAAATATTATTATTTCGGAATATACATACGAAAAGGTCAAGGACCGCGTTATTGCCAGAGAACTGGATCTAGTCAAGGTAAAAGGTAAAACCAAACCTGTCCGGATCTATGAACTGATCGACTTAGTGAACGAAGAAGACTTAAAACTTCTGAGGAGACCTTTGCATTCGGTAGAGCAGTCCTGA
- the trpA gene encoding tryptophan synthase subunit alpha, translating into MSAIKSVFSDSKSAFIPYISLGDPNYDLCVDWADALIRGGADILELGIPFSDPVADGPVIQKAFKRALANPFSMDKILETTEKIHALHPHIPLVYLTYFNPIFHYGFEKFAEKAKIAGIQGMIIPDLPYDTPETDELFKSLKRRGVDLIHLVTPATPLNRMKGIRDFASGFIYYVTSYGVTGERKSISSDLEDRIKTTKEVFSLPVSAGFGISAPDQAKEISRYADGIIIGSAVQRIIEENGSNPSLCRKKLEEYAQSISGSLRGKNS; encoded by the coding sequence TTGAGCGCGATTAAGAGCGTTTTTTCAGATTCCAAAAGCGCATTCATTCCGTATATTTCTCTCGGTGATCCGAACTACGATCTATGTGTGGATTGGGCGGACGCTCTTATCAGAGGTGGTGCGGATATTTTAGAACTTGGGATCCCATTCTCTGATCCTGTGGCGGACGGACCTGTGATCCAAAAGGCATTCAAACGTGCTCTTGCCAATCCGTTCTCCATGGATAAAATTTTGGAAACCACGGAAAAGATACATGCTTTACATCCGCATATTCCGCTGGTGTATTTAACGTATTTTAATCCGATCTTTCATTACGGTTTTGAAAAGTTTGCGGAAAAAGCAAAGATCGCTGGTATCCAAGGAATGATTATCCCTGATCTTCCTTATGATACCCCCGAAACCGACGAACTATTCAAATCCTTGAAAAGAAGAGGAGTGGATCTGATCCATCTAGTCACTCCAGCGACTCCATTGAATCGTATGAAGGGAATTCGTGATTTTGCTTCCGGATTTATCTATTATGTGACTTCCTATGGAGTGACCGGCGAAAGAAAATCCATTTCTTCGGATCTAGAAGATAGGATCAAAACAACTAAGGAAGTTTTTTCCCTTCCTGTGAGCGCAGGATTCGGGATATCGGCTCCGGACCAGGCGAAAGAAATTTCCCGGTATGCTGACGGGATCATCATAGGTTCCGCTGTACAAAGGATCATAGAAGAGAACGGGTCCAATCCTAGTCTTTGTAGAAAAAAACTGGAAGAGTATGCACAATCGATTTCCGGATCTTTGAGAGGAAAAAATTCCTAA
- the trpB gene encoding tryptophan synthase subunit beta — protein sequence MAKERSFTEKEGYFGDFGGRYSPEILTEALIELEDTYNKLRKDKKFQKDLEFYRRNYIGRPSPLTYAEKLTKAWGGAKIWLKREDLNHTGAHKINNTIGQALIAKAMGKRRIIAETGAGQHGVATATVGALFEFETAIFMGEEDLRRQKLNAIRMQMLGAKVIGVSSGTATLKDATSEAMRDWALNVSNTHYIVGSVIGPHPFPTIVRDFQKVVGEESKKQFKKENDKLPDAVVACVGGGSNAIGMFYGFLNDKKVKLYGVEAGGRGSSPGEHSATMLFGKTGFLHGTKTLVIQDDGGQVVPAHSVSAGLDYPGVGPEHAHLHSTGRVKYETVSDQGALDAFMEVCRVEGIIPALETAHAFRFAKDLAKELGKKKDILICLSGRGDKDVAEVARLVGLMQGDSI from the coding sequence ATGGCTAAAGAACGCAGCTTCACGGAAAAAGAAGGATACTTCGGAGATTTTGGCGGAAGATATTCCCCTGAGATATTGACCGAAGCCCTGATCGAGTTGGAAGATACTTACAATAAACTCCGTAAGGATAAAAAATTCCAAAAGGATCTGGAGTTTTACAGAAGGAATTATATCGGAAGACCTTCTCCTCTTACCTATGCGGAGAAGTTGACCAAGGCTTGGGGTGGAGCTAAAATTTGGCTCAAGCGCGAGGACTTAAACCATACAGGCGCTCATAAGATCAATAATACTATCGGCCAGGCGCTGATCGCAAAGGCAATGGGCAAACGTAGGATCATCGCAGAAACCGGAGCGGGTCAACACGGTGTGGCAACTGCGACTGTAGGTGCATTATTCGAATTTGAGACCGCCATCTTTATGGGAGAAGAGGACCTTCGTCGCCAAAAACTGAATGCGATCCGTATGCAGATGCTTGGTGCAAAAGTGATCGGAGTTTCGTCCGGGACTGCAACCTTAAAGGACGCTACTTCCGAAGCGATGAGAGATTGGGCATTAAATGTTTCTAATACTCATTATATCGTGGGTTCGGTGATCGGGCCTCATCCTTTTCCGACAATAGTCAGGGATTTCCAAAAAGTGGTGGGAGAAGAGTCCAAAAAGCAGTTCAAAAAAGAAAACGATAAACTCCCGGATGCGGTTGTCGCTTGTGTAGGCGGCGGATCCAATGCAATAGGAATGTTTTACGGATTCTTAAATGATAAAAAAGTAAAACTCTACGGTGTGGAAGCCGGCGGAAGAGGCTCTTCTCCCGGAGAACATTCCGCTACGATGCTTTTCGGCAAGACGGGATTTTTACACGGGACCAAGACACTAGTCATCCAAGACGACGGAGGACAGGTAGTTCCGGCTCATTCCGTTTCCGCCGGATTGGATTATCCCGGAGTGGGGCCTGAACATGCTCATCTTCATTCTACCGGAAGAGTGAAATACGAAACCGTTTCCGACCAAGGAGCCTTGGACGCATTTATGGAAGTCTGCAGGGTAGAAGGTATCATTCCTGCATTAGAAACCGCTCATGCTTTCCGATTTGCCAAGGACCTTGCAAAAGAACTTGGAAAGAAAAAAGATATTCTGATCTGTCTTTCCGGAAGGGGAGACAAGGATGTTGCAGAAGTAGCGAGACTTGTTGGTCTTATGCAAGGAGATTCGATTTGA
- a CDS encoding proline--tRNA ligase, producing MRASKYLVPTEKENPSDAVVASHRLMIRAGLVRKSGSGFYFFLPLGLRILKKIENIVREEMDATGALEFELPIMTPSEFWEQSGRWSAMGPEMMRVKDRHDQWYALGPTHEESFSYLVKPLLKSYKDLPINVYQIHTKFRDEIRPRFGVIRSREFIMKDAYSFHLDEASLETTYQDMRTAYRTIFQRCGLKTIPVQADSGTMGGSASEEFMVVSPIGEETLLLCSDCGYNSNSEKTPFIAKAEDSPKGPKDKKEVATPGKKSIEDVAAFLNVRPQDTIKAVAFQNGKEKLLVFLRGDLELNEHKLKSYLKWSELDMIPEPELKNLNLVPGFIGPSDVGAGFKVILDTSIQKDGAYVVGGGKEDFHIQGYVPSSEIKIQYETADVALAREGDPCPTCAKTLKAEKGIEVGHIFKLGDKYTKSFQIQVLDQQGKAKTLTMGCYGIGVNRTMATVIEQCNDDKGIYWPISIAPFEIGLVTLTKGAEQDAKALEFYENLKNEGFEVFWDERDLGPGFKFKDSELIGFPIRITVGKKFFESGEISIYNRKYDKDETFQFTDFDDLNTRVENLRQELYQELLGD from the coding sequence ATGAGAGCATCTAAATATTTAGTACCTACGGAAAAAGAAAATCCTTCGGACGCGGTAGTCGCTTCCCATAGGCTAATGATACGTGCCGGCCTGGTCCGAAAATCAGGTTCAGGATTTTACTTTTTTCTGCCATTAGGACTTAGGATCCTAAAAAAAATAGAAAATATTGTCCGCGAAGAGATGGACGCAACCGGTGCATTGGAATTCGAACTTCCGATCATGACTCCTTCCGAGTTTTGGGAACAATCCGGGAGATGGAGCGCCATGGGACCGGAAATGATGCGAGTCAAAGACCGTCATGACCAATGGTACGCGCTCGGTCCCACTCATGAGGAATCCTTTTCCTATTTGGTTAAACCTCTTTTGAAATCATACAAGGATCTGCCGATCAATGTGTATCAGATCCATACTAAGTTTCGAGACGAGATCCGTCCTAGGTTCGGAGTGATCCGTTCCAGAGAGTTTATTATGAAAGATGCATATTCTTTCCATCTGGACGAAGCCTCTTTGGAAACCACTTATCAAGATATGAGAACCGCGTATCGTACAATTTTCCAACGTTGCGGTTTGAAGACGATCCCTGTGCAAGCGGATTCGGGGACCATGGGCGGTTCCGCTTCCGAGGAATTTATGGTGGTTTCTCCGATCGGAGAAGAGACACTTCTTCTTTGCAGCGACTGCGGTTATAACTCCAATAGCGAAAAAACCCCTTTTATTGCCAAAGCGGAAGATTCTCCCAAAGGTCCTAAAGACAAAAAAGAGGTCGCGACTCCGGGGAAAAAATCCATCGAAGATGTAGCCGCTTTTTTAAACGTTCGCCCTCAAGATACGATCAAAGCGGTCGCTTTCCAAAACGGAAAAGAGAAACTCTTGGTATTCCTACGCGGAGATCTTGAACTGAATGAGCACAAACTTAAGTCTTATTTAAAATGGTCCGAACTGGACATGATCCCGGAACCTGAATTAAAAAATTTGAATTTAGTTCCCGGATTTATCGGGCCTTCCGACGTAGGCGCCGGATTTAAGGTGATTTTGGATACTTCTATCCAAAAAGACGGAGCGTATGTGGTCGGTGGAGGAAAAGAAGACTTCCATATCCAAGGATATGTTCCTTCTTCCGAGATCAAGATCCAATACGAGACGGCGGATGTGGCTCTCGCAAGAGAAGGGGACCCTTGCCCTACCTGTGCAAAGACCTTAAAGGCGGAAAAAGGCATCGAGGTCGGTCATATCTTCAAACTGGGAGATAAATATACCAAGTCTTTCCAGATCCAGGTTCTAGACCAACAAGGTAAGGCAAAAACGCTAACCATGGGATGTTACGGTATAGGTGTGAACCGTACTATGGCCACAGTTATCGAACAATGTAACGATGATAAGGGGATCTACTGGCCTATCAGTATTGCTCCTTTTGAGATCGGTCTTGTGACCCTCACAAAAGGTGCAGAGCAGGATGCAAAAGCATTAGAATTTTATGAAAATCTAAAGAACGAGGGATTCGAGGTTTTCTGGGACGAAAGAGACCTGGGACCGGGTTTTAAGTTCAAGGATTCGGAATTGATCGGTTTCCCGATCCGTATTACTGTCGGTAAAAAGTTTTTCGAGTCCGGAGAAATTTCCATCTATAATCGTAAATACGATAAGGATGAGACTTTCCAATTTACGGATTTCGACGATCTGAACACCAGAGTGGAAAACCTACGTCAGGAATTATACCAGGAGTTGTTGGGAGATTAA
- a CDS encoding site-2 protease family protein — protein sequence MLADILGIVFMLALCIFIHELGHLIMGWVVGVKARIFSIGYGKGIWKKKIGETTFQVTGIPLGGYVLFKGDESGALKGEKGEFLSTPPLKRMIPVFGGPLFNLILGFFIIFGLYAIGYAPTGTKIYIEPAVYEYSSGYQAGLRTGDKIISVNGTKTESKYELLSELGLARGKDIQLKVERDGKELEFHFADPQIGVDFAGERLVQVDFAYGSMLSHWFLKKLSFLDPNGEAAEYRKERERKAALDPKLSPRELALHEARLNKEAIESRALDYLNDGDRILSVNGIEVHTVPELQRTLGKFQNEKVKLEVDRKTYPLLNPWTREKAEVEMTPLAAFVVELKDVRDRKYPEIPISTISLRSHDPEIKLKLLSLKMDGKAFADLEDFKRTVQAKIGKRVQLEVQGQVWDATLGFYQIGLLGFTAKMHVKEESMDRKLSFGEAFLQSGKDVGKMISDNLRGLGMIFSGRLKVKDSVSGPVGLAKVSVQFLEDGFYSYFQFVAFISIALMIMNLLPIPVADGGHIVFFTYEAIAGRPLPMAVQEQVLRLGFFFLLSLGLYVTYHDFLR from the coding sequence ATGTTAGCAGATATTTTAGGCATCGTTTTCATGTTGGCCCTTTGTATTTTTATCCATGAGTTGGGACATCTCATCATGGGTTGGGTCGTGGGGGTGAAGGCCAGGATCTTCTCCATCGGTTACGGAAAAGGGATTTGGAAAAAGAAAATCGGTGAGACCACTTTCCAAGTCACCGGTATTCCGTTAGGCGGTTATGTTTTATTCAAGGGAGACGAGAGTGGAGCATTAAAAGGGGAGAAAGGAGAATTTTTATCCACTCCTCCGTTAAAAAGAATGATCCCGGTTTTCGGTGGACCGTTATTCAATTTGATCCTCGGTTTTTTTATCATCTTCGGTTTGTATGCCATCGGCTATGCTCCTACCGGGACTAAAATTTATATAGAGCCGGCAGTGTACGAATATTCTTCCGGATACCAAGCAGGTTTAAGAACCGGAGATAAGATCATCTCCGTAAACGGGACCAAAACGGAATCCAAATACGAATTATTATCGGAACTTGGACTTGCCCGAGGAAAAGATATCCAACTCAAAGTAGAAAGAGATGGAAAAGAATTGGAATTTCATTTTGCAGATCCTCAGATCGGAGTAGACTTTGCAGGAGAAAGGCTCGTACAAGTGGACTTCGCTTACGGATCCATGCTGAGTCATTGGTTCTTGAAAAAACTTTCTTTCTTGGATCCAAACGGAGAAGCGGCAGAATATAGAAAAGAGAGAGAAAGAAAAGCCGCTTTAGATCCGAAACTTTCTCCCAGAGAACTCGCCCTGCATGAAGCCAGGTTGAACAAGGAAGCGATCGAATCTAGGGCCTTAGACTATCTGAACGATGGGGACAGGATCTTGTCCGTAAACGGAATAGAAGTGCATACTGTTCCGGAACTGCAACGTACTCTTGGAAAATTCCAAAATGAAAAAGTAAAATTAGAAGTAGACCGTAAGACGTATCCGCTACTCAATCCATGGACTCGAGAAAAAGCGGAAGTGGAGATGACACCTCTTGCCGCGTTCGTTGTGGAGCTAAAAGATGTCCGAGATAGAAAATATCCCGAGATTCCGATTAGCACGATTAGCCTCAGAAGCCATGACCCCGAGATCAAACTGAAACTTTTAAGTTTGAAAATGGACGGTAAAGCTTTTGCGGATCTGGAAGATTTTAAGAGAACTGTCCAGGCTAAAATCGGTAAAAGAGTGCAGTTGGAAGTCCAAGGCCAAGTTTGGGATGCCACCCTAGGATTTTATCAAATCGGTCTTTTAGGTTTCACAGCTAAGATGCATGTGAAAGAGGAAAGTATGGATCGAAAACTTTCCTTCGGAGAGGCATTTTTACAATCCGGCAAAGACGTGGGGAAAATGATCAGCGATAACCTAAGAGGACTCGGGATGATCTTTTCCGGACGATTGAAGGTAAAGGATAGCGTTTCCGGTCCGGTGGGACTTGCCAAAGTCTCCGTTCAATTCTTAGAAGACGGTTTTTATTCTTACTTTCAGTTCGTGGCATTTATTTCGATCGCTTTAATGATAATGAATTTACTTCCGATTCCTGTGGCCGACGGTGGACATATCGTTTTTTTCACATACGAGGCGATCGCCGGTAGACCTCTACCGATGGCTGTTCAAGAACAAGTTTTGAGATTGGGATTCTTCTTCCTTTTATCCTTGGGCCTCTATGTGACTTATCACGATTTCTTAAGATAA
- the dxr gene encoding 1-deoxy-D-xylulose-5-phosphate reductoisomerase: MRRGVSILGASGSVGESTLKILRQFPEEFRLTSFSVHSNLQKAEQVAKEFQPDILCISSETADRSVLGNKIGNTKVLYGSKSLEEIVSAPEIETVVTAVVGASGIRPTVAAIKAGKKIGIANKETLVSCGPYIKSLLEKSKSYLVPVDSEHNALFQLLENMKKDSLERIVLTASGGPFRKLPIEDLPKVTIEQALKHPTWNMGPKITIDSAGMINKGLEVIEAHFLFGFSYDKIGVVIHPQSVAHGLVESKDGASFVYASYPDMIFPVAHSLFYPNVVPEVLRAHPATSWGNLEFSEPDLERYPGLALAYEVGKAGGISPSIFNAANEVAVELFLQGKILFTEIPTLIRNVLEKIPNSFPGDLEGYEEADRKARELAFHFSKDKVVHLC; encoded by the coding sequence ATGAGAAGAGGCGTCTCTATACTGGGTGCCTCCGGATCGGTAGGAGAGTCTACTCTCAAAATACTCCGCCAATTTCCGGAAGAGTTTCGGTTAACTTCCTTTAGCGTTCATTCCAATTTGCAAAAAGCGGAACAGGTCGCGAAGGAATTTCAACCGGATATTCTATGTATCAGTTCCGAAACCGCGGACCGCAGCGTGCTAGGAAATAAGATCGGAAATACGAAAGTATTGTACGGATCCAAAAGTTTGGAAGAGATCGTTTCTGCTCCGGAAATAGAGACCGTCGTTACTGCAGTCGTAGGTGCAAGCGGGATACGTCCTACTGTTGCCGCAATCAAAGCTGGTAAAAAGATCGGGATCGCAAACAAGGAGACTCTGGTAAGCTGCGGACCCTATATCAAAAGTTTATTAGAAAAATCTAAATCATATCTGGTCCCTGTGGACTCGGAACATAATGCACTCTTCCAACTTTTGGAAAATATGAAGAAGGATTCACTGGAGAGGATCGTTTTGACCGCTTCCGGAGGCCCTTTTCGTAAACTTCCGATCGAAGATCTTCCGAAAGTAACCATTGAACAGGCTTTAAAACATCCTACTTGGAATATGGGTCCTAAGATCACGATAGATTCCGCAGGAATGATCAATAAGGGATTGGAAGTCATCGAGGCTCATTTTCTTTTCGGATTCTCTTATGATAAGATAGGTGTGGTCATTCATCCCCAAAGTGTGGCTCACGGTCTTGTAGAGTCGAAGGATGGAGCAAGTTTTGTGTACGCTTCTTATCCCGATATGATCTTTCCTGTGGCGCATTCATTATTTTATCCTAATGTAGTCCCTGAAGTTTTAAGAGCCCATCCTGCCACTTCTTGGGGTAATCTGGAATTTTCGGAACCGGATTTGGAAAGATATCCGGGGTTGGCTTTGGCATACGAGGTAGGAAAGGCAGGCGGAATATCTCCTTCGATTTTTAATGCAGCGAACGAAGTGGCTGTGGAATTATTCTTACAGGGTAAAATTCTTTTTACCGAGATCCCGACTCTGATCCGCAACGTTTTGGAAAAAATTCCAAATTCGTTTCCCGGTGATTTGGAAGGATACGAAGAAGCGGATAGAAAGGCAAGAGAGTTGGCCTTCCATTTCTCTAAAGATAAGGTAGTGCATTTATGTTAG
- a CDS encoding phosphatidate cytidylyltransferase → MGETTKRILSAAVLVALYLFMIFYRDFYYLQTLAILLIGGVIGLTEFYRLSDRGQDGRPFKGTGIFFFIIILLIYYFRFVASQNKFEPPIFFQTHFKLFVPSFDAVIFSFVLLFLFSFLLQILRRPLDGAIFSVSSTILGVVYAAIPLGHLLLLLGMNEGIYYVFLVSVATFLTDVGGYFGGRWFGRNPAGLAISPKKTWEGYVSGIIVAMISVFVLNILWERSTGVAPLVSGAEVFLISLILSLVGVVGDLLESAMKRDAKVKDSGNLIPGHGGILDRADALLLTVPILYFYLQIKLALGFPV, encoded by the coding sequence ATGGGTGAAACTACAAAAAGGATCCTTTCTGCGGCTGTGCTCGTAGCCCTCTACCTGTTCATGATCTTTTACAGGGATTTTTATTATTTACAAACGTTGGCGATACTTCTCATCGGGGGAGTGATAGGTCTGACTGAATTTTACAGGCTTTCCGATCGAGGCCAGGACGGAAGACCTTTCAAGGGGACCGGGATATTCTTCTTTATTATAATATTATTGATTTATTATTTTAGATTTGTAGCCTCCCAGAATAAATTCGAGCCGCCAATTTTCTTTCAAACACATTTTAAATTGTTTGTGCCTAGTTTCGATGCGGTCATATTCTCTTTCGTATTACTTTTCCTATTCAGTTTCCTTCTCCAAATTTTGAGAAGACCATTGGATGGCGCCATCTTCTCCGTTAGTTCCACGATCTTGGGAGTTGTTTATGCTGCGATCCCACTCGGACATTTACTTCTTCTATTGGGAATGAACGAAGGGATCTATTATGTATTCTTAGTATCCGTTGCGACATTCTTAACGGATGTAGGCGGATATTTCGGCGGGCGTTGGTTCGGTAGAAATCCTGCAGGACTTGCCATTTCCCCTAAAAAAACCTGGGAAGGATACGTTTCCGGGATCATAGTGGCAATGATCTCTGTATTCGTTCTGAACATACTTTGGGAGAGAAGCACCGGAGTCGCTCCTTTAGTTTCCGGAGCGGAAGTATTCCTAATTTCTTTAATTTTGTCTTTGGTGGGAGTCGTAGGAGATCTATTGGAATCCGCTATGAAACGGGATGCTAAAGTAAAGGACTCCGGGAATTTGATCCCGGGCCATGGTGGTATTTTGGACAGAGCGGATGCTTTACTTTTGACCGTCCCTATCCTTTATTTTTATCTCCAGATAAAGCTCGCCCTGGGATTTCCGGTCTAA
- a CDS encoding isoprenyl transferase produces MASSQKKIPRHVAVIMDGNGRWATSKGLSRSEGHRAGADAIDRLMDSSLSLGLEVVSLYAFSTENWKRPITEIRSIFNLLVEFIDSRLDKIHAKGIRILHSGSKKKLSSLVLSKIDHAAEITRKNRKLTVNFCLNYGSQEEILNAFSRLVEERKKKSISIQKPISIKELEKYLYTYPLPAVDLLIRTAGERRLSNFLLWQSAYAELFFTENLWPDFGDKDLREALDWFRGRTRKFGGLENG; encoded by the coding sequence TTGGCTTCTTCCCAAAAAAAAATTCCCCGTCACGTTGCCGTCATCATGGATGGGAACGGAAGATGGGCGACATCTAAGGGACTCTCCAGGTCCGAAGGACATAGGGCAGGGGCGGACGCGATCGATCGTCTTATGGACTCTAGTCTTTCCTTAGGTTTAGAGGTAGTTTCCTTATACGCATTTTCTACCGAAAACTGGAAGCGTCCGATCACTGAGATCCGATCCATATTTAATCTATTGGTGGAATTTATAGATTCTCGTTTGGACAAGATCCACGCCAAGGGAATTAGGATATTACATTCCGGTTCTAAAAAAAAGCTTAGTTCCTTAGTTTTATCTAAAATCGATCATGCGGCAGAAATTACCCGCAAAAACCGAAAATTAACTGTGAACTTTTGTTTAAATTACGGGTCTCAAGAAGAGATTTTAAATGCATTTTCCAGATTAGTGGAAGAAAGAAAGAAGAAGTCCATCTCTATCCAAAAACCGATCAGCATAAAAGAACTCGAAAAATATTTGTATACGTACCCCCTTCCGGCGGTAGATTTATTGATTAGAACCGCCGGGGAAAGGAGATTATCCAATTTCCTTCTATGGCAATCCGCTTATGCGGAGCTTTTTTTTACGGAAAATCTTTGGCCTGATTTCGGAGACAAGGATCTGAGAGAGGCGCTGGATTGGTTCCGGGGAAGGACCCGAAAATTCGGAGGTTTAGAGAATGGGTGA